One Streptomyces mobaraensis NBRC 13819 = DSM 40847 DNA segment encodes these proteins:
- the hemF gene encoding oxygen-dependent coproporphyrinogen oxidase has translation MTTRRDQALALMLDAQAALIRALEECDGEGGEGDGRRRFTAHDWERPGGGGGWARVLEGGAVFERAGVNVSAVHGDRVPDAITDRHDIDPDAGFFATGLSTVLHPRNPWVPAFHANFRYFEVGSDGAAHDVWWFGGGADMTPSYGFEEDARHLHRTLKDCCDTYDPDFYARAKERCDAYFYLPHRQETRGVGGIFFDHLRPDGPDGWDRAFRLVARGLDALAPAYLPIVRRRARTPYGERERRWQLLRRGRYVEFNLLHDRGTRFGLESRGNTEAILMSLPPTASWGFDLRPEPGSEEERLADFLRPRDWLAAGTVGAAR, from the coding sequence ATGACGACCCGACGGGACCAGGCGCTGGCGCTGATGCTCGACGCGCAGGCCGCGCTGATACGGGCCCTGGAGGAGTGCGACGGCGAGGGCGGCGAGGGTGACGGCCGCCGCCGGTTCACCGCCCACGACTGGGAGCGGCCCGGCGGCGGAGGCGGCTGGGCCCGCGTCCTGGAAGGCGGTGCCGTCTTCGAACGGGCCGGCGTCAACGTGTCGGCCGTCCACGGCGACCGGGTCCCCGACGCCATCACCGACCGCCACGACATCGACCCCGACGCCGGCTTCTTCGCCACCGGCCTGTCCACCGTCCTCCACCCGCGCAACCCGTGGGTGCCCGCCTTCCACGCCAACTTCCGCTACTTCGAAGTGGGTTCGGACGGCGCGGCCCACGACGTCTGGTGGTTCGGCGGCGGCGCCGACATGACGCCCTCCTACGGCTTCGAGGAGGACGCCCGGCACCTGCACCGCACCCTGAAGGACTGCTGCGACACCTACGACCCCGACTTCTACGCCCGGGCCAAGGAGCGCTGCGACGCCTACTTCTACCTGCCCCACCGGCAGGAGACCCGCGGCGTCGGCGGCATCTTCTTCGACCACCTGCGCCCCGACGGCCCCGACGGCTGGGACCGCGCCTTCCGCCTCGTCGCCCGTGGCCTGGACGCCCTCGCCCCCGCCTACTTACCGATAGTCCGCCGGCGCGCCCGCACCCCGTACGGCGAACGCGAGCGGCGCTGGCAGCTCCTGCGCCGGGGCCGGTACGTGGAGTTCAACCTCCTGCACGACCGCGGCACCCGGTTCGGCCTGGAGAGCAGGGGCAACACCGAGGCCATCCTCATGTCCCTGCCGCCGACGGCCTCCTGGGGCTTCGACCTCAGGCCGGAACCCGGCAGCGAGGAGGAGCGGCTCGCCGACTTCCTGCGGCCCCGCGACTGGCTGGCCGCCGGCACGGTCGGAGCGGCGCGATGA
- the hemA gene encoding glutamyl-tRNA reductase, whose protein sequence is MTVLVTGLSHHTAAHPVLERLALTRSQAAALLGLLARSPAPAEAVVLATCNRVEIYLESDRPDRAADEAVRALAETTGAPAADVRPLLYTHRGPDAVAHLFHVVSGLDSMALGEPQIRGQVRAAYRLATDHGTAGAVLHDLFQHALRTGKRVETTTGVAHAAADLVGVALDAATDLLGPLSAHPTVIVGAGALGSLTVAALRRGADGGGAAAARPARADATAGGIVVVNRGREAAERLAGRYGVRAAGLDRLPALLARAGLVVAATGAGTPVITAELVAAARAGGPGHPLVLVDLSLPRNVEPAAARQPGVRLVDLAGLEARLKEASARVPVDEARRIVAEETAAFLTGRHLATVTPLIVAMRNNVLSIAEAEVDRLLGRTPALADHVRGEVARTARRIAEKIVHRPTVRVREMAAQPDGHAYVAVVHDLFGGPDQPAPPGPATGPAGRETP, encoded by the coding sequence ATGACCGTCCTCGTCACCGGACTGAGCCACCACACCGCCGCGCACCCGGTACTGGAACGTCTCGCGCTGACGCGCTCCCAGGCGGCGGCCCTGCTGGGCCTGCTGGCCCGCTCCCCGGCCCCCGCCGAGGCCGTCGTCCTCGCCACCTGCAACCGCGTCGAGATCTACCTCGAGTCCGACCGCCCCGACCGCGCCGCCGACGAGGCCGTCCGCGCCCTCGCCGAGACCACCGGCGCCCCCGCCGCCGACGTCCGCCCCCTGCTCTACACCCACCGGGGCCCCGACGCCGTCGCCCACCTCTTCCACGTCGTCAGCGGCCTCGACTCGATGGCACTCGGCGAACCCCAGATCCGCGGCCAGGTCCGCGCCGCCTACCGCCTCGCCACCGACCACGGCACGGCGGGAGCGGTCCTCCACGACCTCTTCCAGCACGCCCTGCGCACCGGCAAACGCGTCGAGACCACCACGGGCGTCGCCCACGCCGCCGCCGACCTGGTCGGCGTGGCCCTCGACGCGGCGACGGACCTCCTCGGCCCGCTCTCCGCCCACCCGACGGTGATCGTCGGCGCCGGAGCCCTCGGCTCCCTGACCGTGGCCGCGCTGCGGCGGGGCGCGGACGGGGGCGGGGCAGCGGCGGCGCGACCCGCGCGAGCCGACGCCACCGCCGGTGGGATCGTCGTCGTCAACCGCGGCCGGGAAGCCGCCGAACGGCTCGCCGGGCGGTACGGGGTCCGGGCCGCCGGACTGGACCGACTGCCCGCGCTCCTCGCGCGCGCCGGCCTCGTCGTCGCGGCGACGGGCGCCGGTACGCCGGTGATCACCGCGGAGCTGGTCGCCGCCGCCCGCGCCGGCGGGCCCGGGCACCCGCTCGTCCTCGTCGACCTCTCGCTGCCGCGCAACGTGGAACCGGCCGCCGCCCGGCAGCCCGGCGTCCGGCTGGTCGACCTGGCCGGCCTGGAAGCCCGGCTGAAGGAGGCGTCGGCACGGGTGCCGGTGGACGAGGCGCGGCGCATCGTCGCCGAGGAGACGGCCGCGTTCCTGACCGGACGCCACCTGGCCACCGTGACCCCGCTCATCGTCGCCATGCGCAACAACGTGCTGTCCATCGCCGAAGCCGAGGTCGACCGGCTGCTCGGGCGCACCCCGGCCCTCGCCGACCACGTACGCGGCGAAGTCGCGCGCACCGCCCGCCGCATCGCCGAGAAGATCGTCCACCGGCCGACCGTCCGCGTCCGGGAGATGGCCGCGCAGCCGGACGGACACGCCTACGTGGCCGTCGTGCACGACCTGTTCGGCGGACCGGACCAGCCCGCGCCGCCCGGTCCCGCGACGGGCCCGGCCGGAAGGGAGACGCCATGA
- the hemC gene encoding hydroxymethylbilane synthase, which yields MTPGTPATYGMRFRGAAVGRATLRMGTRRSALALAQSSAFARALERATGVRVETVGVTTEGDTNSAPLTAMGGTGVFVQAVRAALRAGAVDFAVHSYKDLPTAGPSDVVVAAVPVREDPRDALVTADGRPLDRLPAGARIGTGSPRRAGQLAALRPGLVVVPLRGNVDTRLGRVRDGRLDAVVLAAAGLARLGRLGEAAELFAPDRLVPAPAQGALAVECRADDAALVRLLGSLDHVVTRAAVDAERAVLAELEAGCSAPVGAHARSVGRALDLCAVITATDGCRRTFRRAEVPLDPVAAAAAGRELARALRKEH from the coding sequence ATGACACCGGGGACCCCGGCCACGTACGGGATGAGGTTCCGCGGCGCCGCCGTCGGGCGCGCCACGCTCCGCATGGGCACCCGGCGCAGCGCCCTCGCCCTGGCCCAGTCGTCCGCCTTCGCCCGCGCCCTCGAACGGGCCACCGGCGTCCGGGTGGAGACCGTCGGCGTCACCACCGAGGGCGACACCAACAGCGCGCCCCTGACCGCCATGGGCGGCACCGGCGTCTTCGTGCAGGCGGTACGCGCCGCCCTGCGCGCCGGCGCCGTCGATTTCGCCGTCCACTCCTACAAGGACCTGCCGACCGCCGGGCCGTCGGACGTCGTGGTCGCCGCCGTCCCCGTCCGCGAGGACCCTCGCGACGCCCTCGTCACCGCCGACGGACGCCCCCTGGACCGGCTGCCCGCCGGCGCCCGGATCGGCACCGGCTCGCCCCGCCGCGCCGGCCAGCTCGCCGCGCTGCGCCCGGGACTCGTGGTGGTGCCGCTGCGCGGCAACGTGGACACCCGGCTGGGCCGGGTCCGCGACGGCCGGCTCGACGCGGTGGTCCTCGCCGCGGCGGGGCTGGCGCGGCTCGGGCGGCTCGGGGAGGCGGCGGAACTATTCGCTCCGGACCGGCTGGTGCCCGCTCCCGCGCAGGGGGCTCTCGCCGTCGAGTGCCGGGCCGACGACGCGGCGCTCGTGCGGTTGCTCGGGTCGCTGGACCACGTGGTGACGCGGGCGGCGGTCGACGCGGAGCGGGCTGTGCTGGCCGAGTTGGAGGCGGGGTGCAGTGCTCCGGTGGGGGCGCATGCTCGGTCGGTGGGCCGGGCTCTCGACCTGTGCGCCGTCATCACCGCGACGGACGGGTGCCGGCGCACCTTCCGCCGGGCCGAGGTCCCGCTCGATCCGGTTGCCGCCGCGGCGGCGGGGCGGGAGCTCGCGCGGGCGTTGCGCAAGGAGCACTGA
- the hemB gene encoding porphobilinogen synthase, with product MTDRPTHRPRRLRRTPALRDLVAGTDRHPGHLVLPLFVKEGIAEPTPITTMPGVLQHTLPSLRKAAREAVDAGVGGLMVFAVPERKDAVGSAALDADGILPRALREVADEVGDAAVVMSDVCLDEFTDHGHCGVLAPDGRVDNDATVERYAAMAVLHAEAGAHCVGLSGMMDGQVAATRAALDRAGHEETAILAYTAKYASAFYGPFRDAVECDLRGDRATYQMDPRNRTEALRELALDEAEGADLVMVKPALCYLDVLRTVADHARVPVAAYQVSGEYAMVEAAAARGWIDRERAVAETLTAVRRAGADVVLTYWAVEAARRMG from the coding sequence ATGACCGACCGACCGACGCACCGCCCCCGCCGCCTCCGCCGCACCCCCGCCCTACGCGACCTCGTCGCCGGAACGGACCGGCACCCCGGCCACCTCGTCCTCCCCCTCTTCGTCAAGGAGGGGATCGCCGAGCCCACCCCCATCACCACCATGCCCGGCGTGCTGCAGCACACCCTCCCGTCGCTGCGCAAGGCGGCGCGCGAGGCGGTGGACGCCGGGGTGGGCGGGCTGATGGTGTTCGCCGTGCCCGAGCGCAAGGACGCCGTCGGTTCGGCGGCGCTCGACGCCGACGGGATCCTGCCGCGGGCGCTGCGCGAGGTGGCCGACGAGGTCGGGGACGCGGCGGTGGTGATGAGCGACGTCTGCCTCGACGAGTTCACCGACCACGGCCACTGCGGCGTCCTCGCGCCCGACGGCCGGGTGGACAACGACGCCACCGTGGAGCGGTACGCCGCCATGGCCGTGCTGCACGCCGAGGCGGGCGCCCACTGCGTCGGCCTGAGCGGCATGATGGACGGGCAAGTGGCCGCCACCCGTGCCGCGTTGGACCGGGCGGGGCACGAGGAGACGGCGATCCTCGCCTACACCGCCAAGTACGCGTCCGCCTTCTACGGCCCCTTCCGCGACGCGGTCGAATGCGACCTGCGCGGCGACCGCGCCACGTACCAGATGGACCCGCGCAACCGCACCGAGGCGCTGCGCGAGCTCGCGCTGGACGAGGCGGAGGGCGCCGACCTGGTCATGGTGAAGCCCGCCCTGTGCTACCTCGACGTCCTGCGGACCGTCGCCGACCACGCGCGGGTCCCGGTGGCCGCGTACCAGGTGTCCGGCGAGTACGCGATGGTGGAGGCCGCGGCGGCCCGCGGCTGGATCGACCGGGAGCGGGCCGTCGCCGAGACCCTCACCGCCGTCCGCCGGGCCGGGGCCGATGTCGTCCTCACCTACTGGGCGGTGGAGGCCGCCCGCCGGATGGGCTGA
- a CDS encoding ABC transporter permease, giving the protein MRPTAWTYFSTAARFALLEHVRNRLALVLVVVFVPLWISLGHAVVDSHEVRFMLRATHGTVTAHGNDLGNITGALNAVTLIVGFMMFSVTFRAAGFDRRLAMAGYPRRHLIAAKFAALVVVAAVTCAYATLSVCLYWSPRRPWLLALALACGALTYGGLGVMLGALLRSELAGMLLIIMTSIIDAGLQSPLANPVADDDVIRYLPSFGAMQVATTAGFRDAIPLPYLLLGPLWFAGALLVAALAFRFHTRDRRNTFADG; this is encoded by the coding sequence ATGCGGCCCACCGCCTGGACGTACTTCTCCACCGCGGCCCGTTTCGCCCTGCTCGAACACGTCCGCAACCGGCTCGCCCTCGTCCTCGTCGTCGTGTTCGTCCCGCTGTGGATCTCCCTCGGGCACGCGGTGGTCGACAGCCACGAGGTGCGCTTCATGCTGCGCGCCACGCACGGGACGGTCACCGCGCACGGCAACGACCTCGGCAACATCACGGGCGCCCTCAACGCGGTCACGCTCATCGTCGGCTTCATGATGTTCTCGGTGACGTTCAGGGCGGCCGGCTTCGACCGGCGGCTGGCGATGGCCGGTTACCCGCGCCGCCACCTCATCGCCGCCAAGTTCGCCGCGCTCGTCGTGGTCGCCGCCGTGACCTGCGCCTACGCGACGCTGTCGGTGTGCCTGTACTGGTCGCCCCGGCGGCCCTGGCTGCTCGCGCTGGCCCTGGCCTGCGGGGCGCTGACCTACGGCGGGCTGGGCGTGATGCTCGGCGCCCTGCTCCGCAGCGAACTGGCCGGCATGCTGCTGATCATCATGACCAGCATCATCGACGCCGGTCTGCAGAGCCCGCTCGCCAATCCGGTCGCCGACGACGACGTCATCCGCTACCTCCCGTCGTTCGGCGCCATGCAGGTCGCCACGACCGCCGGCTTCCGCGACGCGATCCCGCTGCCCTACCTCCTCCTCGGCCCCCTGTGGTTCGCGGGCGCCCTCCTCGTGGCGGCCCTCGCCTTCCGCTTCCACACGCGCGACCGCCGCAACACGTTCGCGGACGGGTGA
- a CDS encoding phosphotransferase, whose product MTGRGEDVDEGLLAIAEAALPGQRWHGARVLRHPSHDVLLLPGTAAVRVARTPSAAAVLPRQAELLRRLARLDLPFKIPGPLSEVVTVQGRTGVALSWVYGWPTPRPYGHERGRLLSFRPERFSELLGVLSEVDCGPLQDVLGVPHEGVGGHGWGELMLGEVIPRLPWTRRREARRRIGQAQGLPVPEPRLVHGKLDADNLLWDGRRRLVGVLGWDRAQLFDPALDTAWLFGQQWDPRRAGADREQMRRIRIWVRTLGLEPLARAILDHESEEHLAYEVGKTVAWLDQTTGW is encoded by the coding sequence GTGACCGGACGGGGCGAGGATGTGGACGAGGGACTGCTGGCCATCGCGGAGGCGGCGCTACCGGGGCAGCGGTGGCACGGGGCGCGTGTCCTGCGTCACCCCTCGCACGACGTACTGCTGCTGCCCGGGACCGCCGCGGTGCGCGTGGCGCGTACACCCTCCGCCGCCGCGGTGCTGCCGCGCCAGGCCGAGTTGCTGCGCCGGCTGGCACGGCTGGACCTGCCGTTCAAAATACCCGGGCCGCTGTCCGAGGTGGTGACGGTCCAAGGACGCACCGGCGTGGCCCTGAGCTGGGTGTACGGGTGGCCGACACCCCGTCCGTACGGGCACGAGCGCGGCAGGCTGCTGAGTTTCAGGCCGGAGCGGTTCTCAGAGCTGCTCGGCGTACTGAGTGAGGTGGACTGCGGCCCACTCCAGGACGTGCTGGGTGTTCCGCACGAAGGCGTGGGCGGCCACGGCTGGGGCGAACTGATGCTCGGTGAGGTGATTCCGCGGCTGCCGTGGACCAGGCGCCGCGAAGCACGTCGGCGCATCGGCCAGGCGCAGGGCCTCCCCGTGCCGGAGCCCCGCCTGGTGCACGGCAAGCTCGACGCCGACAACCTGCTGTGGGACGGGCGGCGGCGGCTGGTCGGTGTGCTGGGCTGGGACCGGGCCCAGCTCTTCGACCCCGCGCTCGACACGGCATGGCTGTTCGGGCAGCAGTGGGATCCGAGGCGGGCCGGCGCCGACCGGGAGCAGATGCGTCGGATCCGGATCTGGGTGCGCACCCTGGGTCTGGAGCCGCTGGCTCGTGCGATCCTCGACCACGAGTCTGAAGAGCACCTGGCGTACGAAGTCGGCAAGACAGTCGCATGGCTGGACCAGACCACCGGCTGGTGA
- a CDS encoding toxin-antitoxin system YwqK family antitoxin translates to MRRDRPTDDQLTRVFATVLKEVLSGQGLRNHTGLDMETDDALWEIAKYGPGAPPELVDAARAAFAGQLDGSNARRWQAELQRKFEASRQRTAERDSRLRATEARGGAEPPAKPPRATPTSVRAVRVNGDQTYLDEYGRTCYEGELFTGEVEDLADNGRTVLLGTYSSGIEHGRQQEWWPDGTKRADGVTVMGAAVGEWRYWHANGRLSELVIFDERGREMSRKRWNAMGEVTMDHVTRRPSS, encoded by the coding sequence ATGCGCCGTGATCGGCCGACCGACGACCAGTTGACGAGGGTTTTCGCCACCGTGCTGAAAGAGGTGCTGAGCGGCCAGGGGTTGCGGAACCACACCGGGCTCGACATGGAAACGGACGACGCGCTGTGGGAGATCGCCAAGTACGGCCCGGGGGCCCCTCCCGAACTCGTCGACGCCGCCCGTGCCGCCTTCGCCGGACAACTGGACGGCAGCAACGCCCGCCGCTGGCAAGCAGAGCTCCAGCGCAAGTTCGAAGCCAGCCGGCAGCGCACCGCCGAGCGCGACTCAAGGCTCAGGGCCACCGAGGCTCGCGGTGGTGCCGAGCCGCCGGCGAAACCGCCCAGAGCGACGCCGACCTCAGTGCGGGCGGTACGCGTCAACGGCGATCAGACCTACTTGGACGAGTACGGGCGCACCTGCTACGAAGGAGAACTCTTCACCGGCGAAGTCGAGGACCTCGCGGACAACGGGCGCACCGTGCTGCTCGGCACCTACTCCTCGGGCATCGAGCACGGACGGCAGCAGGAGTGGTGGCCGGACGGGACCAAGCGGGCCGACGGCGTGACCGTCATGGGTGCCGCGGTGGGTGAGTGGCGGTACTGGCACGCCAACGGCCGGCTGTCGGAGTTGGTCATTTTCGACGAACGCGGCCGGGAGATGTCGAGAAAGCGCTGGAATGCCATGGGTGAGGTGACCATGGATCATGTGACTCGCCGGCCCTCCTCCTGA
- a CDS encoding monovalent cation/H+ antiporter complex subunit F: MNWWLAGAALLVAGGLGPCLWGAATGGTGRRMTAQNTATLLLCLVFLLLAQGYERPAYIDLALVVSVLGPAGTLVFVRLFETSPGPSGTTSRLLGPLVAAATVATVVPLCVATGPGRAMAKLIVIGVLLLAGGAVTTRAVRGG, from the coding sequence GTGAACTGGTGGCTGGCGGGCGCCGCCCTCCTCGTCGCCGGCGGGCTCGGCCCCTGCCTGTGGGGCGCCGCGACCGGCGGCACCGGCCGCCGCATGACCGCCCAGAACACCGCGACGCTGCTGCTGTGCCTGGTGTTCCTGCTGCTCGCCCAGGGGTACGAGCGGCCCGCCTACATCGATCTCGCCCTCGTCGTCTCCGTGCTCGGCCCGGCGGGCACCCTCGTCTTCGTCCGCCTCTTCGAGACGTCACCGGGACCGTCCGGCACCACCTCCCGGCTGCTCGGCCCGCTCGTCGCCGCGGCCACCGTCGCCACCGTCGTCCCGCTCTGCGTCGCCACCGGCCCCGGCCGGGCCATGGCCAAACTGATCGTGATCGGCGTCCTGCTGCTCGCCGGGGGAGCGGTCACCACCCGGGCGGTGCGCGGTGGATGA
- a CDS encoding Na(+)/H(+) antiporter subunit B — translation MDDVLGGLALLLVAAAATAAVLNRDPARQAVVLSLLGLALAVLFTVDQAPDVGLSQLAVGSAVTPLMILLTVRKVRRIGRSRQAEEHEKGRSR, via the coding sequence GTGGATGACGTCCTCGGCGGCCTCGCGCTGCTCCTCGTCGCGGCGGCCGCGACCGCCGCCGTCCTCAACCGGGACCCGGCCCGGCAGGCCGTCGTCCTGTCGCTCCTCGGCCTCGCGCTCGCCGTCCTGTTCACCGTGGACCAGGCGCCGGACGTCGGCCTCTCGCAGCTCGCCGTCGGATCGGCGGTCACCCCGCTGATGATCTTGCTGACGGTCCGCAAGGTGCGGCGGATCGGCCGGAGCCGGCAGGCGGAGGAGCACGAGAAGGGGCGGTCCCGATGA
- a CDS encoding MnhB domain-containing protein yields the protein MSHRVRLWVLALGLLATAALFAAACAELPPFGGDRHPYGDRAVHAALLRHTANTVSSVNFDQRALDTLGEESILFGSVLGTVVLLRQTRDEHRTAPVPTPVPAGTRRYGLLLLPVTLLIGLYVVAHGQLSPGGGFQGGVVVATAVHLLYIAVDYRALERVRPLGAYEIADAAGEAAYVLTGAGGLLAGAAYLANVLPYGTFNTLSSGGTVPLLNAAVGVEVAAAVVVLLARFLGQALEIEGDEDRREGAG from the coding sequence ATGAGCCACCGCGTCCGGCTGTGGGTCCTGGCCCTGGGGCTGCTCGCCACCGCCGCCCTGTTCGCCGCAGCCTGCGCCGAACTGCCGCCGTTCGGCGGCGACCGGCACCCCTACGGCGACCGCGCCGTGCACGCCGCGCTGCTCCGGCACACCGCCAACACCGTCTCCTCCGTCAACTTCGACCAGCGCGCCCTCGACACCCTCGGCGAGGAGAGCATCCTGTTCGGCTCCGTCCTCGGCACCGTCGTCCTGCTGCGGCAGACCCGCGACGAGCACCGGACCGCCCCCGTGCCCACGCCCGTACCGGCCGGGACCCGCCGCTACGGGTTGCTCCTGCTGCCCGTCACCCTCCTCATCGGCCTGTACGTCGTCGCCCACGGCCAGCTCAGCCCCGGTGGCGGCTTCCAGGGCGGCGTCGTCGTGGCGACCGCCGTGCACCTGCTGTACATCGCCGTCGACTACCGCGCCCTGGAACGCGTCCGGCCGCTCGGCGCCTACGAGATCGCCGACGCCGCAGGCGAGGCCGCGTACGTCCTCACCGGCGCGGGCGGACTGCTCGCCGGCGCCGCCTACCTGGCCAACGTCCTGCCGTACGGCACCTTCAACACCCTCTCCTCCGGCGGCACCGTCCCGCTGCTGAACGCCGCCGTCGGCGTGGAGGTCGCCGCCGCCGTGGTCGTCCTGCTGGCCCGGTTCCTGGGCCAGGCCCTGGAGATCGAGGGTGACGAGGACCGGCGGGAGGGCGCGGGATGA
- a CDS encoding sodium:proton antiporter — MSVLPYLVAGWIFLVGVYGMATSRDLVHAVGCLSVTQSSTYVLLLAVGYRKGGTAPVFSDIAPGSRPVVDPVVQALALTDVVVGATVTALLLALVVQIAKRHGTTDPDALSELKG, encoded by the coding sequence ATGAGCGTCCTGCCCTACCTCGTCGCCGGCTGGATCTTCCTCGTCGGCGTCTACGGCATGGCCACCAGCCGCGACCTGGTGCACGCCGTCGGCTGCCTGTCCGTCACCCAGTCCTCCACCTATGTGCTGCTCCTCGCCGTCGGCTACCGCAAGGGCGGCACCGCGCCGGTCTTCTCCGACATCGCGCCCGGCTCCCGGCCCGTCGTCGACCCCGTCGTCCAGGCCCTCGCCCTCACCGACGTCGTCGTCGGTGCGACGGTCACCGCGCTGCTGCTCGCCCTCGTCGTGCAGATCGCCAAACGGCACGGCACCACCGACCCCGACGCCCTGTCCGAACTGAAGGGCTGA
- a CDS encoding complex I subunit 5 family protein: MDRLLPLIVVVPLLGAALLAGAGRWMARPVAETVGCLCAAASAGLAAAALAGGPYVVWAGDWRPVDGHGVGIVLTGDRTGTGLAALTSLLVVTVLAYAWRYFDEPPRGHTGSFPALILLFQAGMCGFALTGDLFNAFVFFELMGVVGYALTGYRVEEARPVQGALAFGFVNSLGGYASLLGIALLYARTGELGMAQAGRELDALGRPDALVLASLVLVLTGLLIKAAAAPFHFWLPDAHAVAPTPVCMLLSGVMVEMGVYGAARVYVTVFAGPGGVPAEDFRRALTVLGLLTALTGAALCWQQRHLKRLLAFSTVAHTGLFLAGLAALEPDGVTGVFLYVLGHAGVKAALFACTGALLDRYGGVDEHRLHGRAREMRGVGVLYAAGGLALAGLPPFGTALGKALAEEQAAWLTALYVVVSAVTGGAVLRAAARVFLGAGPREEDECGAPETTGDQEEPETERRVRRLPSLMATVAALLLTGALAVGTVPALARGAAGAARAFTDHAGYAATVLDGTHAAPGAGHPSPWWSPAGVGLGLLSALLATGLAALGVRGAVPARRWAAPLRRLHSGHVGDYVAWAAAGIGLLSALVLWPGG, translated from the coding sequence GTGGACCGGCTGCTCCCGCTGATCGTCGTCGTCCCGCTGCTCGGCGCCGCCCTGCTGGCCGGCGCGGGCCGGTGGATGGCCCGGCCGGTCGCAGAGACCGTCGGCTGCCTCTGCGCCGCCGCCTCCGCCGGCCTCGCCGCGGCCGCCCTCGCCGGCGGCCCGTACGTCGTCTGGGCCGGCGACTGGCGGCCCGTCGACGGCCACGGGGTGGGCATCGTCCTCACCGGCGACCGCACCGGCACCGGCCTCGCCGCCCTCACCTCGCTCCTCGTGGTCACCGTCCTCGCCTACGCCTGGCGCTACTTCGACGAACCGCCGCGCGGCCACACCGGCTCCTTCCCCGCCCTCATCCTCCTCTTCCAGGCGGGCATGTGCGGCTTCGCCCTCACCGGCGACCTCTTCAACGCCTTCGTCTTCTTCGAGCTCATGGGCGTCGTCGGCTACGCCCTCACCGGCTACCGCGTCGAGGAGGCGCGGCCCGTCCAGGGCGCGCTCGCCTTCGGCTTCGTCAACTCCCTCGGCGGCTACGCCAGCCTGCTCGGCATCGCCCTGCTCTACGCCCGCACCGGCGAACTCGGCATGGCCCAGGCCGGGCGCGAACTCGACGCGCTCGGCCGGCCCGACGCCCTGGTCCTCGCCTCGCTCGTCCTCGTTCTCACCGGGCTGCTGATCAAAGCCGCCGCCGCGCCCTTCCACTTCTGGCTGCCCGACGCCCACGCCGTGGCCCCGACGCCCGTCTGCATGCTGCTCTCCGGCGTCATGGTGGAGATGGGCGTCTACGGCGCCGCCCGCGTGTACGTCACGGTCTTCGCCGGGCCCGGCGGCGTCCCCGCCGAGGACTTCCGGCGCGCCCTGACCGTCCTCGGCCTGCTGACCGCCCTCACCGGAGCCGCCCTGTGCTGGCAGCAGCGGCACCTCAAACGGCTGCTCGCCTTCTCCACCGTCGCCCACACCGGCCTCTTCCTCGCCGGGCTCGCCGCGCTCGAACCCGACGGCGTCACCGGCGTGTTCCTGTACGTCCTCGGGCACGCGGGCGTCAAGGCCGCCCTCTTCGCGTGCACCGGCGCGCTCCTCGACCGCTACGGCGGCGTGGACGAGCACCGGCTGCACGGCCGGGCCCGCGAGATGCGCGGCGTCGGCGTCCTCTACGCGGCCGGCGGACTCGCCCTCGCCGGGCTGCCGCCGTTCGGGACCGCCCTCGGCAAGGCGCTGGCCGAGGAGCAGGCCGCGTGGCTGACCGCCCTGTACGTCGTGGTCTCGGCGGTGACCGGCGGCGCGGTGCTGCGCGCCGCCGCCCGCGTCTTCCTCGGCGCCGGCCCCCGCGAGGAGGACGAGTGCGGCGCCCCCGAGACCACCGGCGACCAGGAGGAGCCCGAGACCGAACGCCGGGTGCGCCGGCTGCCGTCGCTGATGGCCACGGTCGCCGCCCTCCTGCTCACCGGCGCCCTCGCCGTCGGCACCGTGCCCGCCCTGGCCCGCGGGGCGGCCGGCGCGGCGCGCGCCTTCACCGACCACGCCGGCTACGCGGCCACCGTGCTGGACGGCACGCATGCCGCGCCCGGCGCGGGGCACCCGTCCCCGTGGTGGAGTCCGGCCGGAGTGGGCCTCGGCCTGCTCTCGGCCCTGCTCGCCACCGGGCTGGCGGCGCTCGGCGTACGGGGTGCCGTCCCGGCCCGGCGGTGGGCGGCCCCACTGCGCCGGCTGCACTCCGGGCACGTCGGCGACTACGTGGCGTGGGCGGCGGCCGGCATCGGACTGCTGTCGGCGCTGGTCCTGTGGCCGGGCGGCTGA